GTAATCGCGTGCCCAGGTGCACAGCATCTCGCCCGAACCGCTGCCGAGGTCGAGCACACGAGTCCCCGACTCCAGGCGCAACGCCGCGCCGAGTGTGGCGAGCTTTTCCGGCGTAAACGGGTTATGGATGCGATGAGCACTTTCGGTGATGGTAAAGATGCGTGGGATGTCCAATGTAGGAACTCCTTACGAGACAACAAAGGCCTCGTAAAATGTCGTTCTCCTGGCGTGGTGTTTCATAAATTCACATATGTTTTATGTGTCTGAAAACCAAGATTCGGGTTTTTCCGAGGCCATGACCTCAATGTACTGCGGACTGATTTTCCGAGCGCGGCACGAGCGTCAGTGATTTCGTCCGTACAGCCCCGTCACGTAGGCCAGAAACGCCGCCAGACCGTCGGTCAGGCGTTGTTCGTCCACCCGCCAGGACCAGTTGCCCTTGGCCACGGACGGCTTGTTCATGCGCGCCTCCTCGCCCAGGGACAGGATGTCCTGCATGGGCAGGATGGCCGTGTTGGCCACACTCATCATGGCCTGCCGGATCAGGATCCAGGGGGCCTCCAGGGCGCCGAACTCCCGACCCAGATAGTCGAAAAGAACGCGGCGGCCCTCCTCCCCGGCCTCGGACTCGAACCAGGCCCGGGTGGTGGTGTTGTCGTGGGTGCCGGTATAGACCACGCTTGACGCCTCATGGTTGTGCGGCGCGTCGCGGTTTTCCGCGATCTCCGGGCCAAAGGCGAACTGCAGGATCTTCATGCCCGGGAATTCGAAGCGGTCCTTGAGTTCGCGCACCTCGGCGGTGATGACCCCCAGATCCTCGGCGATGATCGGCAGGGTCGGGAAGCGGTGCAAAAGCTCCCGAAAAAGGGCCATGCCCGGGGCCTTGACCCACTGGCCGTTGACCGCCGTCGTCTCCTCGGCCGGAATCTCCCAATAGGCCTCGAACCCCCGGAAATGGTCCAGGCGGATGAAGTCGTAGAGCCTAAAGGCGTGGCCCAGACGTTTCGTCCACCAGGCGAACCGGGTGGCCTCATGGGCGGGCCAGTCGTACACGGGATTTCCCCACCGCTGCCCCGTGGCGCTGAAATAGTCCGGCGGCACCCCGGCCACGAACAGGGGCTGCCCCTCGGCATCAAGCCGGAAAAGCCCCTGGTTGGACCACACGTCGGCGCTGTCCTGGGTCACGTAGATGGGGGCGTCGCCGATGATCAGGATGTTGTTGTCCGCTGCGTAGCGGCGCACGTCCTGCCACTGCCGGGCCAAAAGATACTGCACAAAGGTCACGAAGCCCATGGCCTCGGCCCGCTCCCGGCGCACGTCGGCCAGGGCCGCGGCCTCCCGGGTCCGCAGCTCCCGGGGCCAGCCCGTCCATTCCTGGCCGCCGCGGGTGTCCTTGATGGCCCGAAAAAGCGCGTATTCCTCCAGCCAGAAGGCGTTTTCGGCCAAAAACGCCGCAAACCACGGGTCGCCCTCAAGCCCTTCCCGGCATCTCTCGAAGGCCAGGCGCAAAAGCCCCATCTTGAAGGCCTCGGCCCGGTCGTAGTCGGCCGTCATCGGATCGTCCTGGACGAACCCCTCGATCTCGCCAGGCTCCAGGTAGCCGTCCTCCACCATCTTCTCCGGGCTTATCAGCACGGGATTTAGGGCAAAGGCCGAATCGCCGCTGTAGGGCGAGTTGCCGATAAACGTCGAGGTGGGGGTCAGCGGCAAAATCTGCCAGTAGGACTGGGCCGACCTGGCGCAAAAATCGATGAACCGGCGGCTGGCCGGGCCGAAGTCCCCCACGCCGAACCGCGACGGCAGGGACGTGATATGGAGCAGGATGCCGCTTCCTCTGCGTTTCATGTGGCCTCCAGGAAAATGGTCTGCCGCCAGTCTACCCGGGGATGGGGCCGGGGGCAATGCTTGCGCCGCAACCCGTCGGCAGGCCACGCCAACCCCCGTGTTGGCACGCTCCCCGCCGGACTCGCGTCCGGTCCAGTCCCGGCCGCCGCAGCTCGGCTTGAGCCCCCCCGGGAGAGGGCTAACCACCCGGAGTGCGGCCTCCGTATCCGCTGTACGGTGACGCCCGTTCCGGATGGCTCGCGCCGCTCCCCCCTGCCGCCGCCCCGCCAGGGAACATCTGGTGAAGAACCCCGGCCAGGTGTAGTATCGCGCCAGCATGGGCCGATCCCGGCCGCGAGGACGGGAAATCGTTTGATATGCTTGACGGAATTTCGGCCAGCCTTATTATGTAAACTTGCCGGGACACACGGCCGGAAAAAAAGGGGAGACGCAGCCGCCATGAGCGTGGAATACAAAGACTATTACAAGCTTCTGGGCGTGACCAAGGCCGCCAGCCAGGAGGAGCTCTCCAAGGCGTTCAAAAAGCTTGCCCGCAAGCACCACCCCGACCTCAACCCCAACAACCCCGACGCGGAGAAGAATTTCAAGGAAATCAACGAGGCCTACGAGGTCTTGAAAGACCCCGAAAAGCGCAAGCTCTACGATTCCCTGGGCCCCAACTGGAAGGACGGCCAGAACTTCCAGCCGCCGCCGGGATACGGGAACGCCCACTTCCATTTCGGCGGCGCGGGCGGCCCCGGAGGCCAGCAGTTCGACGCCGGATCATTCAGCGACTTCTTCGAGACCCTTTTCGGCGGCGCGGCCGGGGGCGGGGCGCGGTTTCACGACGCCTCGGGCTTTTCCGGAGGCGGGGGCGGCTTTAGCGGGTTTTCGCGCGGGGCCGCGCGCGGCCCGGCCCGGGGCCAGGACGTCACCGCCACCCTGGACCTGACCCTGGAGGAGGCCTACCAGGGCGGCTCCAAGGCCATCAGCCTTCAGGAGCAGACCATCCGCCCCGACGGTTCCCCGGCCATGCAGACCAAGACCCTAAGCGTAAACATCCCGTGCGGGGTGCGCGAAGGGGCCAAGATCCGCCTGTCGGGCCAGGGGAGTCCGGGCACGGGAGGCGGCCGGGCCGGGGATCTGTACCTCAAGGTACGCATCCTGCCCCATGCCCTTTTCAAGCTCGAAGAACACAACGTGGTCCTGGATCTGCCCCTGACCCCGTGGGAGGCGGCGCTTGGGGCCACGGTGCGGGTGCCCACCCTGGACGGGCATGTCGATCTGAACATCCCGCCGGGCATGGGCAGCGGCAAAAAGCTGCGCATCCCCGGCAAGGGGCTGTGCGGCAAGACCCGGGCCGACCAACTGGTGCGGATCATGATCCAGGTTCCGGCCGCACCCACGGATCAGGAGCGCAAGCTGTGGGAAAAGCTGGCCAAGGCCTCGACCTTTTCGCCCAGAACCTTCTAGGCCCCCGGAGACGCCATGGACATCACGCACGTCATACACGCCGCGGCGCCTGCGCGCTCGGGGCACATCACCTGGACCGAGGTCATCGAGCTGACCGGCCTGCACCCCTCCACCCTGGGCGAACTCATCGACCTGGGCTGGATCACGCCGGTGATCATCCGGGACGAGTCGTTTCTCTTCAAGCCCGGGGACATCTACCGCCTGCGCAAGCTGGACCGCATTGTGCGCGATTTCGAACTGCCGCTTCTCGGCGCAAGCATCATCGTCGATCTCTTGGAGCGCATCGAATATCTGGAAAACAAGGTGCGCGAGCTGGACCGTCTGTTGTGACCGGAAGGGAGAGCCGTCCCGGCCATGCCGGACAGAATCTTTCTGAAAGGAGCAATCGAATATGGATATGAACGCCTTCACCCAAAAATCCCAGCAGGCCCTTTCCGAGGCCCAGGCCGCAGCCGTGCGCCTGGGGCATCAGCAGGTGGACGCCGAGCATCTGCTCCTGGCCCTTTTGCAGCAGGACCAGGGCCTTGTGCCCAGGCTTCTGGAAAAGGCCGGCTACGACGCCGGTTCCTACACCGCAAAGCTCGAAGAGGAGCTGTCCCGCCAGCCCCGGGTCAGCGGCCCGGGCTCAAGCCCCGGATCCATCTACGTCACCCCGCGCCTAAACGAAGTCCTGGTCCGGGCCCAGGATCTGGCCAAGAGCCTCAAAGACGAATACGTCAGCGTGGAGCACGTCTTCCTGGCCCTTCTCGACGAACCGCCCAGCACGATCATCGGCCGGATCAACGCCGCCTTCGGCGTGGACAAAAACAAGATCCTCACCGCCCTGACCGCTGTTCGCGGCGGCCAGCGGGTGACCTCGGCCGATCCCGAGGCCACCTACGAGGCCCTCCAAAAATACGGCCGCGACCTGGTGGAGGAGGCCAAAAAGGGCAAGCTCGATCCGGTCATCGGCCGCGACGAGGAGATACGCCGGGTCATCCGCATCCTGTCCAGGCGCACCAAGAACAACCCCGTGCTCATCGGCGAGGCGGGCGTGGGCAAGACCGCCATCGTGGAGGGCCTGGCCGGGCGCATCGTCAAAAAGGACGTGCCCGAGGGCTTAAAGGAAAAGACCATCTACGCCCTGGACATGGGCGCGCTGATCGCCGGGGCCAAGTACCGGGGCGAGTTCGAGGAACGCCTGAAGGCCGTGCTCAAGGAGGTGCAGCAGTCCGAAGGCCGCATCCTGCTTTTCATCGACGAGCTGCACACCATCGTGGGCGCGGGCAAGACCGAGGGCTCCATGGACGCCGGGAACCTCTTAAAGCCCATGCTGGCCCGGGGCGAACTGCACTGCATCGGGGCCACCACGCTGGACGAATACCGCAAGTACATCGAAAAAGACCCGGCCCTGGAACGGCGCTTCCAGCCCGTGGTGGTGGACGAGCCGACCGTGGAGGACACCATCTCCATCCTGCGCGGCCTGAAAGAACGCTTCGAGGTGCATCACGGCGTGCGCATCAGCGACTCGTCCATTGTCGAGGCCGCCGTGCTCTCCAGCCGCTACCTGCCCGACCGGCAGTTGCCGGACAAGGCCATCGACCTCATCGACGAGGCCGCGGCCATGATCCGCACCGAGATCGACTCCCTGCCCGCCGAACTGGATCAGGCCAAGCGGGAGATCATGCGCCTGGAGATCGAACGCGAGGCGCTGCGCAAGGAGACGGACAAGGCCTCCAAGGAGCGGCTGGCCAAGCTGGAAAAGGAGCTGGCCGACCTCAAGGAGGGACAGGCCGCGTCGCTGGCCCAGTGGGACAAGGAAAAATCCGCCGTGGAGGACATCCGGCGCATCAAGAGCGAGATTGAGCGCACCCGGCTTCTGGTCGAAGAAGCCGAACGCAACTATGACTTAAACCGCGCCGCCGAGCTGAAATATTCCACCCTGGCCACCCTGGAGCGGGAGCTTGCCGAACGCGAGGAGCGCATGGGGGCCAAGTCCGGCGTGGCGCGCATGATCCGCGAGGAGGTCGGCCCGGACGACGTGGCCTCGGTCATCGCCCGCTGGACAGGCATCCCGGTCACGCGCCTGCTTGAGACCGAACGCGAAAAGCTCCTGCATCTGGCCGAAAAGCTGCACGAACGGGTCATCGGCCAGGATCAGGCCGTGACGGCCGTGTCCGACGCGGTGCTGCGCGCCCGGGCCGGGCTCAAAGACCCCAACCGGCCCATCGGCTCGTTCATCTTCCTGGGGCCCACGGGTGTGGGCAAGACCGAGCTGTGCAAGACCCTGGCAGCGGCGCTCTTCGACACCGAGGAGAACATGGTGCGCCTGGACATGTCCGAATACATGGAACGGCACACCGTGGCCCGGCTTATCGGCGCGCCTCCGGGCTACATCGGCTACGACGAGGGCGGCCAGCTCACCGAGGCCGTGCGCAGAAAGCCCTATAGCGTTGTGCTTTTCGACGAGATCGAAAAGGCCCACGGCGACGTGTTCAACGTGCTGTTGCAGATCCTCGACGACGGCCGTTTGACGGATTCGCACGGCCGCACCGTGGATTTCAAGAACACCATCATCATCATGACCTCGAACCTGGGCTCGAACATCCTGCTCGACGGCATCCGCCCGGACGGCGACTTCGAGCCGGGCGTGCCCGAGCGGGTCATGGAGATTCTGCGCGGCCATTTCCGGCCGGAGTTCCTGAACCGGGTGGACGAGATCGTGCTCTTTAAGCCGCTTCTGCGGGACCAGATCGGCAAGATCATCGAGCTGCTCATGTCCGGGCTGCGGGCCCGGCTGGCCGAACGCAAGATCAGCCTGACGCTGACCGACGCGGCCAAGGCCCATATCGTGGAGGCGGCCTATGACCCGGTCTATGGGGCCAGGCCGCTTCGGCGCTACCTCCAGGCCCATGTGGAGACGCCGCTGGCCCGGGCGCTCATCGCCGGGGATGTGGCGGATGGGCAGGACGTGGCCGTGGATGAACGGGATGGAGGGCTTGCGTTCGTGTAAAAAGAAAGAGCCGGGGCGGCTGCCCCGGACCCCGCCCGGGGGAAATCATTTCCCCCGGAACCCCCTGATATCGGCCGCATCTCTCTGGCGCAAAGCGCCTGGGAATGCGGTCGAAGTGTTTGGGGGGGAGATGGGGGAAGGTACACAGAAAACTAGATGCGTAGGGCAGATGAAATTGAGTCGGGCATTTCGGTCTGGGGGATTTCTACGTCGGGCGGCGTGGGAACACGACGCAGGTGGTTCGAGTGAGGAAAGGTTTCCCCCGCTTGTCGGAGATTTTCCAACCGAAGGATTTGCTAACTGACCAGAGCCAGTGTGAGCAGGGAGAGTAGAGTGGAATAGACAATGGCCAAACCGATACTGTCTGGATTGACGCGATATTGGACCGCCAGGACAAACGGCATGGCTCCGCAAGGACCAGCGCTGGTTAACATCAGCGTATCCTTTGAAACGCCTTCAGGAAGAGGGATCCATAGAATGGCGGTCCAGATCAACACTGGAAAAAGAATCAGTTTTAAAGACATGATGGATAACGCGCAGACATCAATGCGTTTCTTGATATTGGCAGCAATTATGATGCCGAGCGCGAACATGGAGGTTGGTGCAGCCGCTTTGCCCACAAAATCAGTATACGTATGAAATCCATCATGTAAGTCTATATGAAAGAAGTTGACAAGACAACCCATGCATATGGTGATGACAATCGGGTTGGTGATCAGCTTTTTTGCTGTATTGAGATAACTTTCTTGGCGATTACGGAGCAGCTCCATCACAACGGTCATGCCGCCAAAAAGAACAATTGTATCATCGACAATGATAAAGGTAATGAGTTCAGCAGCTTTTTTTCCGTATAAAATGTTCGCAATCGGAAGAACAAAGAAGGCGTGGTTCACAAAGCATGCAGCCATAGCGAGAAGCAACGATTCTTCAAAACTACGTTTGAGAAAATATCGACATATCATAGTGCCGCAGAAAAATATAATAGCTTCGCAAAGAAGATACACGAGTGGCAGGCGCATGCTCATATTGCTGAAATCAGTGTTGGTCAGCAGTCCGAACAGTAACGCGGGCATGCCCACATAGAAGACGAATTTATTGATTGCCTGCGCATTGGCGGAATCAAATAGTTTGCACTTGGCAAAGAAAATCCCGACAAGCAGGACCGCGCAAATCGGAAAGATCGGATTGAGAAGGGTAGATACAAAGAGAGACATATCATTACCTTATCTGCATGAATCCAGCTTCAACAAACGGTACAGAGATAGTATTTGCCTGACACCGCCGTCCCCGGCAGGGTAGCGATCAGCCTGCTTCCATCTCCTCTCCGCTACGGGCTCCTTGAGGGAACTCGGCCTCCATAAATCGCCGCACGACGACAGCCCCCCATGCCGTTCCCCGGCGCAGCCGTGGAGAACCTTTCAATCCCTCCGCCGCGTTTCACCCCGAAACAGGCGGCATGAGCAGCCGCTCCCGCAAGAGCTCGGTGAAGTTGCGCCGCCCGTCGGCCACGACATGGATGTACACTTCGCGGGCCGCCTTGTTGACCTGGTAGATGACCCGGTACGGCGCGACCTGGATTTCCCGATAGGAGAGGATGTTGACCCGCTGCAATTCCGGCGGGATACGCCCCCGGTCGGGAAGCTCCTTCAGGCTGTCGCGCGCCCTGACGAATTTTTCAAGAATCGCCTCGGCGATGTCCGGGCCGTCGTTTTCAGACAGAAACGCGAAGATACCCCGCAGGTCTTCTTCCGCGCGGCGGGTGAACCCGACCGCCCAGGCCGCGTCATCCCCGGCCATCGCGCTTCTCCGCGATCATCGTACGGATGTCGGCAAAGACCGCGTCCGCATCGCGAACCTGCCCAGCCTCCACATCACGCGCGCTGTCCGCCAGCATGCGCAAGAGCGCCAGACTTTCCTGCATCTGGTCGTAGGCCTTGACGTTCATCACCACGGCCTTGGCCTCGCCGTTTTGGGTGATGACCATGGGATTGCCCGTTTCGGCAACGGTTTCAATCAGTTGCTTCGCATTGTTCTTGAGCCAGGAGATGGGCTTGATATCCGAATGCAGTTGCATGCGCCCTCCACAGGGGAAAAATTACGACTGAATTTAGGGTATCTGGTTCGCCGGACAGAATCAAGAGCCGTGCTGCGGGGGGGGCCGGGTTCAGGCGCACATCCTGGTACGCCTGAAGGCCTGTCGGGATGGATCGGTTGCGAACGAGACGCACGCTACGTGCTCAGGCAGGCGCGCCATCGCGAATGACCGCCTGCCGCTTCCGGAACGTGACGTTCACCTCCACGGTCGTGTCCAGCCGCCCCAGGATCGTGATCAGGCGATCCAGGGAGAACCGCGCCAACCGGGCATTGCGGATGCGGGAAAATTCGGAATGGGCGATACCCGTCAGCCGCGCGGCCTCGCGGGTGGAAAGCCCGCGATCATCCAGCGTGCGGACGATCCTGGCCGCCAGCAGCGCACGTGCCTGCAAAAGGCCTGCGCCCTCATGTCCAAAATCCTGGAAGGCGTTGCCGCTTCCCCTGACAAGTTCCAGATCATCGTTCATCGTAATGCCTCCTGAAGCCGCCGCAGACGCTCCCGGATGAGGTTGATCTCCGACAGGGGCGTTTTTATCCCGTGTTTCGATTTCTTCTGGAACGCGTGCAGCACCCAAATGTCCGAATCGATTTTCAACGCATAGACCGCACGGAAAGCGTCACCCCGATGGCGCAGGGCCAGTTCGAAGACGCCGCCGTCCAAGCCCTTGAGCGGCTTGGCCACTCCCGGGGTCACGCCATCCGCCACCATGGTCAAAGCGCTCAGGATATCTGACTGGACATCCAAAGGGAACGTCTCGAAATCCTTGCGAGCAGCTTTGATCCAGGAAACCGGCCGTGTCAGTTTCATATAAGGTGTGTTGGCAGATTTGTCACCATTTGGCAAGGCAGGCGCGAAGCGCGACAGAGTTTTTTGAAGGGGGTCCAGGGGGAAACTTTTTTGCAAAAAAGTTTCCCCCTGGCCGCCGGAGGCTTCCCACCTCCCCATCACCCCCCTACTCGTTCCGCAGATACGGCCAGGCCTTCTTGCCCAAAAGCCGCACCGTGCCCCCGAGGCTCAAAAGCACGGTGAGTCCGGCGGCCAGGGCGATGGTCACAAGGGCCGGACCGGCCGTGAAGCGCCAGGTCATCTTCAGATAGCCGATGACGAACAGCGCGGCGCAGGCCGTGCCGAGGAAAAGCGCCGACAGCCCGGCGGCCGCGCCGGTCACGGCATGTTCGGCCACCAGCATGGTCAGCATGTCCCCCCGCGTGGCCCCGCAGACCTTGAAAATCACCGCCTCGCGCGACCGCGCCGCCAGCGCCCCGCCGAGCGTCTGGGCCAGGACCAGGATTCCGGCCACGAGCGTGGCCAGGGCCGAGGCGGTCACGGCCAGGCCGATCTTCTCGGCGATGGCCGTGATGTCCGAGAGCGTCTCGCCCACGCTGACCGCCGTGACGTTGGGGAAGGCGGCGGACACGGCCGCAAACAGGGCCTCGTCGGCGGCCTTGGGCGCCCCGTCCGGACGCGGCGGCTCCGGCGCGGTGTAGGCCGTGGCCAGATAGGTCAGGGGCAGGCCGTCGAGCGACCCGGGCGAGAGCACGAAAACGTAGTTGATGCCGAGCGACAGCCAGTTGATGCGCCGAAAACTGGTCACGGTCACGTCGATCTCCCGGCCCTGGACGTTGATGGTCACGGTGTCGCCCAGGCGCACCCCATAGCCTGCGGCGGCCTCGGCATCCATGGAGGCCAGGGGCGGCCCGGCATAGTCCGGCGGCCAGAAGGCCCCGGCCACGATGGCGGAATTCTCCGGCGGGGTGCGGGAAAAGGTCATGCCCCGGTCCCCCCGGGCCACCCAGGCCGTGTCCGGATCGACATTGGCCTTCTCGGCCGCCATGCCGCGCACCTTGACGATGCGCCCGCGCAGGTTGGGCGCGGTCTGCACGGCCGTGACCCCGGGCGTTTGGCGCGCCGCCTCCTCGAAGGCGGCCAGTTGGTGGGGCTGGATGTCGATGAAAAAATAGGCCGGGGCCTTTTCCGGCAGCTCCCGGGTGACCAGTTCGCGGAAATTGGCGTCCACCAAGGCCATGGCCGACAGCGCCGTCAGCCCAAGCCCAAGCGCCGCCACCACCCCGGCCGCCGCGTTGCCCGGCCGCCTCAGCCCCGACACGGCCAGGGCTAAAAGCGGATGGCGCGGCAGGGGGAAAAGGTGCAGCCCGCGCAGCAAGGCCCACCCCGCCCCCCGCAGGACCACGGCGGACAGCACGGCCGCGCCGACAAAGCCCAGCCCCAGCCGCCGGTCGCCGGTAATCCCCACGGCCAGGGCCGCGATGCCCAGGCCGCAGACCGCCGTCACGGCCAAAACGCCCCATCCCGGGCGGCCGGCGGGAAGCTCGCCGTAGCCGCGAAAAAGCGTCAGGGGCGAGATGCGTCCGGCGGCGGACAGGGGCGGCAGGCTGAAAAATAGCGTGGTCAGAAGCCCGAAGGCGGCGGCCGTGCCCAGGGCGGCAGGCGACAGAACAGGGACGATGCGCACCGGCGACAGCTCCCCCAGAAGCGGGGCCACGGCAAAGGGCGCGCCCGCCCCCATGGCCAGCCCCAGGCCGATGCCCAGGGCGGCCAGGAAAAGGATCTGGAGCAGGCAGACGAGAAAGAGCACCCGGGAGGAGGCCCCCACGGAGCGCATGGCCGCCAGGGACGTGGCCCGGGCGTTGATCTGGCCGCGAACGGCCCCGGCCACGCCAAGCCCGCCCAAAAGCAGGGCGGACAGCCCCACCAGCCCCATGATGCCGGTTAAGCGTTCGAAAAATCCGGACAGGCCCGGCGAGGCTCCCGAGGCCTGGCGCACCCGCCAGGAGGCCCCGGGAAAGGCGCTCTCGAGCGCGGCGACAAGGGCCGCAGGATCGCGCCCCGGGGCCAGGGCCACCCTGTAGGCGTAGCGCAATAGGCTCCCCGGCTGCACCAGCCCCGTGGCCGCCAGACTGTTTTCGGCCACCACAAAACGCGGCCCGAACCCCCAAAAGCTCATCATGCGATCCGGCTCCCGCACGAGGACGGCCCGGATGGCGTAGCTCGCCTGTCCCAGACGTACCGTGTCGCCCACGGCCAGCCCCAGCCGGGACATGAGCTCCGGCGCGGCCACGGCCCCGGGCAGGCCGCCTTCTTCGGCCAGGGCCTGGGTCAGGGGCATGTCCGGGGACAGCGCCACCGCGCCGACCAGGGGATAGGCGTCGTCCACAGCCCGAAGCGACACCAGGGCGCGCCGCAGGCCCCCGCCGCCGACCCCGGCCGTGACCATGGCCCGCATGGAGACGATGCCCGAGACCCTCCCGGCGGCGGCAAGCTGGGCCAGGGGAGCGGCATCAAGCGGCGCGCCCGGCGAGGTGACCTCCACATCGCCGCCCAGGAGCAGGGCCGCGTCTGCGGCCAGCCCGGCCCTGAGTCCGGCGGACAGGCTCAACACCCCGCACACGGCGGCCACGCCCAGGGCCAGACAGGCCAAAAAGACCCGCATCCCGGAAAATCCGCCGCGCAGTTCGCGCCGGGCCAGCCGCCCGGCCACGCGTATGTCGCTCGCCAGTTTCACCAGGGCCTCCGTATCGTCGCATTGATCGTCGCCGATGTCGTACCTGCCCCGGAGGAGGCTTACAAGTCTCCCGCCTCCGGTTCCCCCACCCTGCCTGGGACGCCGAAGACCACGAGATGCTTCTCCCCACGGCGTTTCATGGTGCAGCGGCCCACGGTGGCGACAAAAACGAACAGCCTTTCCCCCAACCCTCGTTTTTCGATGCATATTACGACATCCAAACCGCCCAGTCCGGGGAAAATATCATTGCAAGTGAACAAAAACTCCGTAAGATGCAGCCTCATGCTGAAGGTTCCCGCCCCGCCAGACACGTTTCCTGGTGCGATGGTCGGGGTTCTTACGCCAAACGACGAGCCAGCCAGGGGAGGGTGCGATGAAAAACATCAAACTAGGATTGAAGATCGGTCTAGGGTTCGGCCTGCTCATCGCCATCGCCTGCGTCCTGGGCGGCATGGCCGTGGTCAACATGCGCGGCGTGGAGACGGACGCCACGAGGCTCGCCGTGGAATACGTGCCGGAAGCATATATCGCCAACGACGTGGAACGCCACGCCCAGTTGGCCATGTACGCCTGGCGCGGCTATGCCTTTTCCGGCGCGGATAGCTTCAAGACCGAGGGCCTCAAGGAACTCGACCTCGTCAAGAAATACATCGCCGACGCGGCGGCCCATGCCGAAAAATATACCGCGCTGGTCAAGCTCAAGGAAAACGCGGCCATCGCCAAGGCCAAGCTCGAGGACTACGTCAAGCAGGCCACGGCGACGGATGCGGGGATCACCACCGGAGAGAAGCTCCTGGCTACCATGGGGGCCGCCGCCGAGACGTTCGGGAAGAACTGCGATGATTTCCTGGCCTCCCAAAACGAGGCCCTGCAAAAAGAAATCGCCGATGGCGCCGCCCCGGACAAGCTCAAGGAGCGCGCCCAAAAAATTACCTGGATCAATGATGTCATCGGCATCAACAACGCCCTGCGCATCAACGTCTGGAAGGCCCAGACCCTGCGCGATACGGCGCTTATGGATTTAGCCGTGGCCAGCTTCGCCAAAATTGACGAGCCGCTTTCCAAGCTGCGGGCCGTGACCCGCCAGGAGGTCAACGTCAAGCAGCTTAACGCCGTCCGGGAGTCCTCCGACGCCTACAAAAAGGCCCTGGAGGAGTTCAAGGCCAACTTCCAGGCCCTGGCCGAAACCGCCAAAAAGCGCGAAGCGGCGGGGACCGAGGTGCGTCAGGCGGCCC
Above is a genomic segment from Desulfolutivibrio sulfodismutans DSM 3696 containing:
- the malQ gene encoding 4-alpha-glucanotransferase, which codes for MKRRGSGILLHITSLPSRFGVGDFGPASRRFIDFCARSAQSYWQILPLTPTSTFIGNSPYSGDSAFALNPVLISPEKMVEDGYLEPGEIEGFVQDDPMTADYDRAEAFKMGLLRLAFERCREGLEGDPWFAAFLAENAFWLEEYALFRAIKDTRGGQEWTGWPRELRTREAAALADVRRERAEAMGFVTFVQYLLARQWQDVRRYAADNNILIIGDAPIYVTQDSADVWSNQGLFRLDAEGQPLFVAGVPPDYFSATGQRWGNPVYDWPAHEATRFAWWTKRLGHAFRLYDFIRLDHFRGFEAYWEIPAEETTAVNGQWVKAPGMALFRELLHRFPTLPIIAEDLGVITAEVRELKDRFEFPGMKILQFAFGPEIAENRDAPHNHEASSVVYTGTHDNTTTRAWFESEAGEEGRRVLFDYLGREFGALEAPWILIRQAMMSVANTAILPMQDILSLGEEARMNKPSVAKGNWSWRVDEQRLTDGLAAFLAYVTGLYGRNH
- a CDS encoding DnaJ C-terminal domain-containing protein, whose amino-acid sequence is MSVEYKDYYKLLGVTKAASQEELSKAFKKLARKHHPDLNPNNPDAEKNFKEINEAYEVLKDPEKRKLYDSLGPNWKDGQNFQPPPGYGNAHFHFGGAGGPGGQQFDAGSFSDFFETLFGGAAGGGARFHDASGFSGGGGGFSGFSRGAARGPARGQDVTATLDLTLEEAYQGGSKAISLQEQTIRPDGSPAMQTKTLSVNIPCGVREGAKIRLSGQGSPGTGGGRAGDLYLKVRILPHALFKLEEHNVVLDLPLTPWEAALGATVRVPTLDGHVDLNIPPGMGSGKKLRIPGKGLCGKTRADQLVRIMIQVPAAPTDQERKLWEKLAKASTFSPRTF
- a CDS encoding type II toxin-antitoxin system Phd/YefM family antitoxin, translating into MQLHSDIKPISWLKNNAKQLIETVAETGNPMVITQNGEAKAVVMNVKAYDQMQESLALLRMLADSARDVEAGQVRDADAVFADIRTMIAEKRDGRG
- a CDS encoding chaperone modulator CbpM, whose translation is MDITHVIHAAAPARSGHITWTEVIELTGLHPSTLGELIDLGWITPVIIRDESFLFKPGDIYRLRKLDRIVRDFELPLLGASIIVDLLERIEYLENKVRELDRLL
- a CDS encoding helix-turn-helix domain-containing protein, which codes for MNDDLELVRGSGNAFQDFGHEGAGLLQARALLAARIVRTLDDRGLSTREAARLTGIAHSEFSRIRNARLARFSLDRLITILGRLDTTVEVNVTFRKRQAVIRDGAPA
- a CDS encoding AEC family transporter translates to MSLFVSTLLNPIFPICAVLLVGIFFAKCKLFDSANAQAINKFVFYVGMPALLFGLLTNTDFSNMSMRLPLVYLLCEAIIFFCGTMICRYFLKRSFEESLLLAMAACFVNHAFFVLPIANILYGKKAAELITFIIVDDTIVLFGGMTVVMELLRNRQESYLNTAKKLITNPIVITICMGCLVNFFHIDLHDGFHTYTDFVGKAAAPTSMFALGIIIAANIKKRIDVCALSIMSLKLILFPVLIWTAILWIPLPEGVSKDTLMLTSAGPCGAMPFVLAVQYRVNPDSIGLAIVYSTLLSLLTLALVS
- the clpB gene encoding ATP-dependent chaperone ClpB, encoding MDMNAFTQKSQQALSEAQAAAVRLGHQQVDAEHLLLALLQQDQGLVPRLLEKAGYDAGSYTAKLEEELSRQPRVSGPGSSPGSIYVTPRLNEVLVRAQDLAKSLKDEYVSVEHVFLALLDEPPSTIIGRINAAFGVDKNKILTALTAVRGGQRVTSADPEATYEALQKYGRDLVEEAKKGKLDPVIGRDEEIRRVIRILSRRTKNNPVLIGEAGVGKTAIVEGLAGRIVKKDVPEGLKEKTIYALDMGALIAGAKYRGEFEERLKAVLKEVQQSEGRILLFIDELHTIVGAGKTEGSMDAGNLLKPMLARGELHCIGATTLDEYRKYIEKDPALERRFQPVVVDEPTVEDTISILRGLKERFEVHHGVRISDSSIVEAAVLSSRYLPDRQLPDKAIDLIDEAAAMIRTEIDSLPAELDQAKREIMRLEIEREALRKETDKASKERLAKLEKELADLKEGQAASLAQWDKEKSAVEDIRRIKSEIERTRLLVEEAERNYDLNRAAELKYSTLATLERELAEREERMGAKSGVARMIREEVGPDDVASVIARWTGIPVTRLLETEREKLLHLAEKLHERVIGQDQAVTAVSDAVLRARAGLKDPNRPIGSFIFLGPTGVGKTELCKTLAAALFDTEENMVRLDMSEYMERHTVARLIGAPPGYIGYDEGGQLTEAVRRKPYSVVLFDEIEKAHGDVFNVLLQILDDGRLTDSHGRTVDFKNTIIIMTSNLGSNILLDGIRPDGDFEPGVPERVMEILRGHFRPEFLNRVDEIVLFKPLLRDQIGKIIELLMSGLRARLAERKISLTLTDAAKAHIVEAAYDPVYGARPLRRYLQAHVETPLARALIAGDVADGQDVAVDERDGGLAFV
- a CDS encoding type II toxin-antitoxin system RelE/ParE family toxin, translating into MAGDDAAWAVGFTRRAEEDLRGIFAFLSENDGPDIAEAILEKFVRARDSLKELPDRGRIPPELQRVNILSYREIQVAPYRVIYQVNKAAREVYIHVVADGRRNFTELLRERLLMPPVSG